Part of the Parcubacteria group bacterium genome, ATTGCTTGTACTATACCACAGCAGAAAACCCATTGTCTAACGTATTCCCGGTAAGTACGACAGCGGGTTTAAATACCCATTTCTTGGCGAAAGTGGGAGCTTGAGGTAGGTCCCGCATACCTTACTTCGGTATTCGTCGGTGACCCGCACCGCGGAGGCGGCATAGACTGTAAAGTGCAGGTGCGGCCCCGTTGAATACCCCGTATTACCACTGTAGCCAATGACATCCCCAATCTTAACTTCTTGCCCAGGTTCGGCCCGAATGAGTGAGAGGTGCGCGTACAGCGTTGAGAGATTGTTGTAGTGCCGTATAAGCACCCATTTGCCGTATGAAGCCCCGTCGCAAGCCCTGTCTGTGTCTCCGGTGTCAGTGACCACTCCGTTGGCCGCCGCGCGTATAATAGTGCCGTTAGGAGCCCTGAGATCAATGCCGTTATGCCCACCACCGTTGTACACTTGCGGGTTCTGACTTGCGAACGGGGTGTTTCCGAAGTATTGCGTTATAGAAACGTTGTCCACCGGCCAGCGGAGAAGCGCGCCTATCTGCGGCAAGGAGTTAGGGTCAATCTCGAGCTGAATCTGAGATTCAAAATCTCGAATTTCTCTTTCGAGCGCCTCTTTAAGCGCCTGCTTTTCTGAGAGTATCTTCTTGTAGTTGGACTCTTGGTTCTTGGTCTCTTTCAGCAACGCGAGTTTCGATTTGCGGTTTGCTGTTTCCAATTCTTTTTGATCGACAAGACGCTCAGCCAAAGAAACATGCTCCTCTTTTTCTTTTGTCCGCAATGTTCGTTTCTCTTCGAGCGAAACCTTGAGTGTTTGTAGCTCTTTTACAGTTTTGTGCACGTTGGCCTGGAGTTGGCCGAGACTCTCAACGGTATCCCAAAACACAGAAAAACTATCTTCCCTAAGCAATATTTCGACCAAGGTCTCGGACTCAAGTTCATGAACACGGCGGACAATCTCGCTGATGGCGGCGCTGTTCTTCTCGATGCCGGCATTCTTGTCCTCGATCTCCCCCGTTAGGGTCGTAATGTTTCGAGATGCCGCCGCTATACGCTGCTCCGTCAAACGGATATCCGTTTGTAATTTTTTTTCCGTCAACTCTATTTGGCCCACCGTATTCTGAAGTGTCTTGGCCTCTTTATCAAGTGCATTCAAACGCGACTCGTATCCCTTGATTTCCTTTTCGAGTTCGAGAATAAGAGAGTTCCGTTTTTCTATTTCGGAACGTAACGTCTCTGTCGTTTGGCCAAAGACAGTGCCACTCAAAGAAATTACCCCGCCGACGAGAAGCAAGAGAAATGCGGCTCGTTGTAAAAACACGGATATCTTCATATTGATTGCCCTCATCACGACCTGAGCATTACAAGTGCGGTATTAAGTCGTTTGAGCGTTTCGTCTTTTCCAAATACATGCGCGAGCACAAATGGGTCTGGTGATTTGGCGAGCCCAGAGAGAGCATAGCGCATGGGCCACAAAACAGAACCTCTACCCTTTTCTGTTGCATAATCCCACACATTCCCCTTCACATACTCTGCATTCCAGCTTGCTGGCGGTATTTCTGTAAGGATGTTGACAATATCTTTTAGATATTGTGTTGTGTTTTCTTGTGTCTCTCCTTTCCAAAACAAAACTTCTTTATTTGGGTATTCTGGAGCCTCAAAGAAATACCGGAGCTCTCCCCCGCTTACAAGTGTTTCGATGTCCCCAAACTTGAAGATGCGCTCCCGTAACACTGGCGCCATTTTTTGCAGACGATCATCGCTATATTGAGGAAGTGAGGTAATTTCTTTTGGGAAAAACGCTTGTGCATAATCCCAAAATGCCACGTCAGAAAGTTTTCGTATGTGCTCGGCGTTTATCCAATCGAGTTTCTGAACATCAAAAACAGCTCCACTTTTATGAATTCGTTCGAGCGAAAATTGCTCTACGAGTTGTTCGAGAGTAAACACTTCTTGCCCTTCCTTCTCTGGAGACCAGCCGAGGAGTGCTAGAAAGTTGAGGAGCGCTTCTGGTAAATACCCAAGTTTCCCGTATTCACTAACGGGCATAGCACCATGACGTTTAGAGAGCTTACTTCGATCGGGCGCAAGGACGAGAGGTATGTGAACATAGATAGGTCGCGGGGCGCCGAGTGCTTCTTGGATCAAGATTTGTCGCGGAGTATTTGAGATGTGGTCCTCTCCGCGTATCACGTGCGTTACACCTGACTCAAAGTCATCGATGACCACGGCGAGATGGTAAAGCGGTTCTGTGCTACTCCGAGCAATGACAAAGTCGCCAAGCTCTGTGGTATCAAATGATATCTCGCCACGAACAAGGTCGGTGAACGTTACCTGTGTGCCCGGATTTCGAAATCGAATGACTTTCCCGCTCCCCTTTTCTTTTTCTTCTTCTGACTCATACGCCGCTCCGCTTACCAATAGCTTCTCCACGTGCTTTTTATATATATCCCCACGCTCACTCTGCCGGTACATCTCATCATGCGAAAGATTGAGCCACTTGAGACCGTCCAAAATATCCTCTTCAAACGCTTTGGTCGAACGCTCCCGATCAGTATCTTCAATGCGCAAAATCATCTTCCCACCATACTTCCGCGCAGCAAGATAATTAAAGAGGGCCGTCCGGGCACTGCCGACATGTAAAGAGCCCGTCGGTGACGGAGCAAATCGGGTAATCATTTTTGGAGCATCTGATGCCATGCTTTACACTACCATTACTCATGCGAAAGGGCGATCCGGATCGCTTCGCGCGCTATCTTCTCCTCTGCCCCCGCCAGGAAAAAGGCCTTTGCCGCATCCCCCATCCTCTTCCGTTCGACTTCGTTTTGCATGAGTCGCTTAATCTCTGATACGAGGACGTGCGGCGTAAGGTTTTTCTCCTCAATAACAACGCAAGCGCCAGAACGTGCATAGTTAAAGGCATTCCGTCGTTGGTGGTCGCCGTTTGACTCCGTTATGGGAATAATGATGCTGGGCAATCCCCAGGCTGCAATCTCAAAGAGACCTGAACCCGCTCGCGAAATGACGAGGGATGCCGCCCCAGCACTCATGCGAAGCGCCAGAGTATTTAAATACCCAAATGGTTTGTACCGCACTCGAAGTGTGTCGTCTTTTACAATTACATTTGCAAGATTTTTAACTTCCTCAAAATTGGCATCTCCCACTTGGTGAATGATCTGATACTCTGCCAAAATTTCAGGGAGTGTATCTAGAATGGTTTTATTGATGATTTGCGCCCCCTGTGAGCCCCCCCAAATGAGAACAACCGGTCTCCCCTCTTCCAAATGCAAATACTCGTGAGCTCCCTCTTTTGCTGGGGTTTGAATTGCACGGCGCACGGGTTGGCCTGTGAGAGCAACATTATCTCCCTTGAAGTACTGGGCCGCCTCTGGCCAGGAAATAGCAATGCGATCTGCAAATGTGCCTGTCCAAAGATTGGTTCTGCCCGGCACAGAATCCGACTCATGGACAATGACGGGGATGCGCAAAATGCGTGCGGCCAAGACCGGGGGAAAGCTTACATACCCACCCTTTGAAATAACAACATCTGGGTAGATAAGGAACATCTTCCAAATCGCAACAAGAATACCCAATGCTGTTTTAAAAAGGTCAGTGATATTCAAAAGCGAAAAATAAGTCCTCAATTTACCTGCGGAGATACGCTTAAATGCAATACTGTTATCAAACAAGAGCGCCTCGTCAAAGGGGTTGTTTGACATGTAATACAGCCGGGGTGGGACCAGCTTCTCTTCTTTTGCAATAGTGTTGAGCGATTCTGCGACCGCAATAAGCGGATAAAAATGCCCTGCGGTGCCACCACCTGTAAAAACGATCTTCATGTGTGTATGTATTATGTCTTACTG contains:
- a CDS encoding UDP-N-acetylglucosamine--N-acetylmuramyl-(pentapeptide) pyrophosphoryl-undecaprenol N-acetylglucosamine transferase — translated: MKIVFTGGGTAGHFYPLIAVAESLNTIAKEEKLVPPRLYYMSNNPFDEALLFDNSIAFKRISAGKLRTYFSLLNITDLFKTALGILVAIWKMFLIYPDVVISKGGYVSFPPVLAARILRIPVIVHESDSVPGRTNLWTGTFADRIAISWPEAAQYFKGDNVALTGQPVRRAIQTPAKEGAHEYLHLEEGRPVVLIWGGSQGAQIINKTILDTLPEILAEYQIIHQVGDANFEEVKNLANVIVKDDTLRVRYKPFGYLNTLALRMSAGAASLVISRAGSGLFEIAAWGLPSIIIPITESNGDHQRRNAFNYARSGACVVIEEKNLTPHVLVSEIKRLMQNEVERKRMGDAAKAFFLAGAEEKIAREAIRIALSHE
- a CDS encoding peptidoglycan DD-metalloendopeptidase family protein yields the protein MRAINMKISVFLQRAAFLLLLVGGVISLSGTVFGQTTETLRSEIEKRNSLILELEKEIKGYESRLNALDKEAKTLQNTVGQIELTEKKLQTDIRLTEQRIAAASRNITTLTGEIEDKNAGIEKNSAAISEIVRRVHELESETLVEILLREDSFSVFWDTVESLGQLQANVHKTVKELQTLKVSLEEKRTLRTKEKEEHVSLAERLVDQKELETANRKSKLALLKETKNQESNYKKILSEKQALKEALEREIRDFESQIQLEIDPNSLPQIGALLRWPVDNVSITQYFGNTPFASQNPQVYNGGGHNGIDLRAPNGTIIRAAANGVVTDTGDTDRACDGASYGKWVLIRHYNNLSTLYAHLSLIRAEPGQEVKIGDVIGYSGNTGYSTGPHLHFTVYAASAVRVTDEYRSKVCGTYLKLPLSPRNGYLNPLSYLPGIR
- the gltX gene encoding glutamate--tRNA ligase, with protein sequence MITRFAPSPTGSLHVGSARTALFNYLAARKYGGKMILRIEDTDRERSTKAFEEDILDGLKWLNLSHDEMYRQSERGDIYKKHVEKLLVSGAAYESEEEKEKGSGKVIRFRNPGTQVTFTDLVRGEISFDTTELGDFVIARSSTEPLYHLAVVIDDFESGVTHVIRGEDHISNTPRQILIQEALGAPRPIYVHIPLVLAPDRSKLSKRHGAMPVSEYGKLGYLPEALLNFLALLGWSPEKEGQEVFTLEQLVEQFSLERIHKSGAVFDVQKLDWINAEHIRKLSDVAFWDYAQAFFPKEITSLPQYSDDRLQKMAPVLRERIFKFGDIETLVSGGELRYFFEAPEYPNKEVLFWKGETQENTTQYLKDIVNILTEIPPASWNAEYVKGNVWDYATEKGRGSVLWPMRYALSGLAKSPDPFVLAHVFGKDETLKRLNTALVMLRS